In Passer domesticus isolate bPasDom1 chromosome 12, bPasDom1.hap1, whole genome shotgun sequence, the following proteins share a genomic window:
- the MYLK3 gene encoding myosin light chain kinase 3 isoform X1, which produces MSAGSLDLAQGNALTRLQPAKVTSLSTVDKKLYLLNEKMDKLLHFQEDLTGKLQRVDRGIADVGGGIKRLPVSPAAPDGTDAVQQGPEEPDSAAHADVQSMCSEVLNLMKAAQLDASKHKERLAKIEKRVDTLDKVITFVGEVLKNSKVVDFILKGIVPWKKGSLLEIPLEAKDKSEESGAKPKHVLSNRGTQTESKKPLEETKSVKKLDENKGACEKVNTSSAVAHKADSKPQLKDRTAQQQGAEGAGKTQSSTSCPQQKDIGVKAVTQHNGLPFVHQDHAGNQNAPAKAQHVDRAPGLAEGHRQLVHQKPGKNENKAAAAASREAVPSTSRAISDTGCEVTHTRISISVHMTDMKEKIEMAKEGNVSDSRGKSSKVKSTPADLKGVKQLPDKIKLQQSPKNISSKPDSEVKGDSKQNELSSQTGKQKPFLSKPKPGEKAEEKSELKCEPITSQNTSAKEPVKDAGVKVKIHQETAKAEKSPADTKSERREAETAGGSKHSAQQCTGEAPEKTKSLAAGRALPTQGEIIDDSPSPPAPFEHRMVSVRQAEVTSSYSVCRHEVLGGGRFGQVHKCTEISTGLNLAAKIIKVKGAKEKEEVKNEINIMNQLNHVNLIQLYDAFEAKNNITLIMEYLDGGELFDRITDENYHLTELDAILFTKQICEGVHYLHQHYILHLDLKPENILCVNHTGNQIKIIDFGLARRYKPCEKLKVNFGTPEFLAPEVVNYDFVSFPTDMWSVGVITYMLLSGLSPFLGETDAETMNYVVNCSWDFDAEAFEQLSEDAKDFISRLLVKEKSCRMSATQCLKHPWLSDLPAKAQKCRRRLKSQLLLQSYMAHRKWKKHFYVVAAANRLKRFQSMSGKLA; this is translated from the exons ATGTCTGCGGGGAGCTTGGACCTGGCACAGGGAAACGCCCTGACAAGGCTTCAGCCTGCAAAAGTGACCAGTTTAAGTACGGTGGACAAAAAACTGTATCTCCTGAATGAAAAGATGGACAAACTGCTGCATTTCCAAGAAGACCTGACAGGCAAACTGCAGCGAGTGGACAGAGGCATTGCTGATGTGGGAGGTGGCATTAAGAggctcccagtgtccccagcagctcctgatggCACAGATGCAGTGCAGCAAGGCCCGGAGGAACCGGACAGCGCTGCCCACGCCGATGTCCAGAGCATGTGCTCAGAAGTGTTGAATTTGATGAAAGCTGCCCAGCTAGATGCCTCCAAGCATAAGGAGAGGCTGGCAAAGATAGAGAAAAGGGTTGATACCCTGGATAAAGTTATTACATTTGTGGGAGAAGTATTAAAAAATTCTAAAGTAGTGGATTTCATTCTCAAAGGCATTGTGCCCTGGAAGAAGGGGAGTCTGCTGGAAATCCCTCTTGAG GCCAAAGATAAGTCTGAGGAGAGTGGTGCAAAACCTAAGCATGTGCTTAGTAACAGAGGAACCCAGACTGAAAGCAAGAAGCCTCTGGAAG AGACAAAAAGCGTGAAAAAGCTGGATGAAAACAAGGGAGCATGTGAGAAGGTGAACACTTCCAGTGCTGTAGCCCACAAAGCTGACTCCAAACCCCAGCTTAAAGAcaggacagcacagcagcaagggGCAGAAGGTGCTGGCAAAACACAGAGCTCTACGAGCTGTCCACAGCAAAAGGACATCGGTGTCAAAGCTGTGACTCAACACAACGGTCTTCCCTTTGTACATCAAGATCATGCAGGCAACCAAAATGCTCCTGCTAAAGCACAGCACGTGGACAGAGCCCCGGGCCTTGCTGAGGGCCACAGGCAGCTTGTTCATCAGAAACCTGGgaagaatgaaaacaaagctgcagcagcagcatcccggGAAGCCGTGCCCTCCACATCCCGGGCCATATCCGACACGGGCTGTGAAGTGACACACACCAG GATATCCATCAGTGTACACATGACTGACATGAAAGAAAAGATTGAGATGGCCAAGGAGGGAAATGTAAGTGACAGCAGAGGTAAAAGTTCCAAAGTGAAATCCACACCAGCAGACTTGAAAGGAGTCAAACAGCTGCctgacaaaataaaacttcAACAGAGTCCTAAAAACATCAGCTCCAAGCCAGATTCAGAAGTTAAAGGGGACAGTAAGCAAAATGAACTTTCATCTCAAACAGGGAAGCAAAAGCCCTTCCTGAGCAAACCCAAACCAGGTGAAAAAGCTGAAGAGAAATCAGAATTAAAATGTGAGCCCATAACCTCACAAAATACCTCTGCAAAGGAGCCTGTGAAAGATGCAGGGGTGAAAGTGAAAATCCATCAAGaaacagcaaaagcagaaaaatcccCAGCAGATACAAAGTCTGAGAGGAGGGAAGCTGAGACTGCAGGGGGAAGCAAACACAGTGCTCAGCAGTGTACAGGAGAGGCACCAGAGAAGACCAAGTCtctggcagctggcagagctcttCCCACTCAAGGAGAAATCATTG ATGACAGCCCCTCTCCCCCAGCGCCGTTCGAGCACCGCATGGTGAGCGTCAGGCAAGCGGAGGTGACCTCGAGCTACTCGGTGTGCCGGCACGAGGTGCTGGGGGG GGGGCGTTTTGGGCAAGTCCACAAGTGCACGGAAATATCGACGGGGCTCAACCTGGCAGCCAAAATCATAAAAGTGAAAGGAGCCAAAGAGAAG gaggaagtaaaaaatgaaattaacaTCATGAACCAGTTAAATCACGTGAATCTGATCCAGCTTTATGATGCTTTTGAAGCCAAAAATAATATCACTTTGATAATGGAATA CCTTGATGGTGGGGAATTGTTTGACCGGATCACAGATGAAAATTACCATCTGACAGAGCTGGATGCCATCCTGTTCACCAAACAGATTTGTGAAGGAGTCCACTACTTGCACCAGCATTACATTCTCCACTTAGACCTGAAG CCTGAAAACATCCTATGTGTAAATCACACAGGAAACCAGATTAAAATTATTGACTTTGGATTAGCAAGGAG GTACAAACCCTGTGAGAAGCTGAAGGTGAATTTTGGGACTCCGGAGTTCCTGGCTCCCGAGGTGGTGAACTACGACTTTGTTTCCTTCCCCACGGACATGTGGAGCGTGGGAGTCATCACATACATGCT gcTTAGTGgcctgtccccattcctgggAGAGACTGATGCAGAGACAATGAATTATGTAGTCAACTGCAGCTGGGATTTTGATGCAGAAGCATTTGAACAGCTCTCAGAGGATGCCAAAGACTTTATTTCCAGACTGCTTGTGAAGGAGAAAAG ctgccggATGAGCGCCACGCAGTGCCTGAAGCACCCGTGGCTCAGCGACCTCCCTGCCAAGGCGCAGAAGTGCCGGCGGCGCCTGaagtcccagctgctgctgcagagctacATGGCCCACAGGAAATGGAAG AAACACTTTTATGTGGTGGCTGCTGCTAACAGGCTGAAGAGATTTCAGAGTATGTCTGGCAAGCTTGCGTGA
- the MYLK3 gene encoding myosin light chain kinase 3 isoform X4, translating into MLKDCARIMFTLVIVAGLIRAVIKRAKDKSEESGAKPKHVLSNRGTQTESKKPLEETKSVKKLDENKGACEKVNTSSAVAHKADSKPQLKDRTAQQQGAEGAGKTQSSTSCPQQKDIGVKAVTQHNGLPFVHQDHAGNQNAPAKAQHVDRAPGLAEGHRQLVHQKPGKNENKAAAAASREAVPSTSRAISDTGCEVTHTRISISVHMTDMKEKIEMAKEGNVSDSRGKSSKVKSTPADLKGVKQLPDKIKLQQSPKNISSKPDSEVKGDSKQNELSSQTGKQKPFLSKPKPGEKAEEKSELKCEPITSQNTSAKEPVKDAGVKVKIHQETAKAEKSPADTKSERREAETAGGSKHSAQQCTGEAPEKTKSLAAGRALPTQGEIIDDSPSPPAPFEHRMVSVRQAEVTSSYSVCRHEVLGGGRFGQVHKCTEISTGLNLAAKIIKVKGAKEKEEVKNEINIMNQLNHVNLIQLYDAFEAKNNITLIMEYLDGGELFDRITDENYHLTELDAILFTKQICEGVHYLHQHYILHLDLKPENILCVNHTGNQIKIIDFGLARRYKPCEKLKVNFGTPEFLAPEVVNYDFVSFPTDMWSVGVITYMLLSGLSPFLGETDAETMNYVVNCSWDFDAEAFEQLSEDAKDFISRLLVKEKSCRMSATQCLKHPWLSDLPAKAQKCRRRLKSQLLLQSYMAHRKWKKHFYVVAAANRLKRFQSMSGKLA; encoded by the exons GATTGTGCCAGAATAATGTTCACCCTGGTCATTGTTGCAGGTTTGATTAGAGCTGTAATAAAAAGG GCCAAAGATAAGTCTGAGGAGAGTGGTGCAAAACCTAAGCATGTGCTTAGTAACAGAGGAACCCAGACTGAAAGCAAGAAGCCTCTGGAAG AGACAAAAAGCGTGAAAAAGCTGGATGAAAACAAGGGAGCATGTGAGAAGGTGAACACTTCCAGTGCTGTAGCCCACAAAGCTGACTCCAAACCCCAGCTTAAAGAcaggacagcacagcagcaagggGCAGAAGGTGCTGGCAAAACACAGAGCTCTACGAGCTGTCCACAGCAAAAGGACATCGGTGTCAAAGCTGTGACTCAACACAACGGTCTTCCCTTTGTACATCAAGATCATGCAGGCAACCAAAATGCTCCTGCTAAAGCACAGCACGTGGACAGAGCCCCGGGCCTTGCTGAGGGCCACAGGCAGCTTGTTCATCAGAAACCTGGgaagaatgaaaacaaagctgcagcagcagcatcccggGAAGCCGTGCCCTCCACATCCCGGGCCATATCCGACACGGGCTGTGAAGTGACACACACCAG GATATCCATCAGTGTACACATGACTGACATGAAAGAAAAGATTGAGATGGCCAAGGAGGGAAATGTAAGTGACAGCAGAGGTAAAAGTTCCAAAGTGAAATCCACACCAGCAGACTTGAAAGGAGTCAAACAGCTGCctgacaaaataaaacttcAACAGAGTCCTAAAAACATCAGCTCCAAGCCAGATTCAGAAGTTAAAGGGGACAGTAAGCAAAATGAACTTTCATCTCAAACAGGGAAGCAAAAGCCCTTCCTGAGCAAACCCAAACCAGGTGAAAAAGCTGAAGAGAAATCAGAATTAAAATGTGAGCCCATAACCTCACAAAATACCTCTGCAAAGGAGCCTGTGAAAGATGCAGGGGTGAAAGTGAAAATCCATCAAGaaacagcaaaagcagaaaaatcccCAGCAGATACAAAGTCTGAGAGGAGGGAAGCTGAGACTGCAGGGGGAAGCAAACACAGTGCTCAGCAGTGTACAGGAGAGGCACCAGAGAAGACCAAGTCtctggcagctggcagagctcttCCCACTCAAGGAGAAATCATTG ATGACAGCCCCTCTCCCCCAGCGCCGTTCGAGCACCGCATGGTGAGCGTCAGGCAAGCGGAGGTGACCTCGAGCTACTCGGTGTGCCGGCACGAGGTGCTGGGGGG GGGGCGTTTTGGGCAAGTCCACAAGTGCACGGAAATATCGACGGGGCTCAACCTGGCAGCCAAAATCATAAAAGTGAAAGGAGCCAAAGAGAAG gaggaagtaaaaaatgaaattaacaTCATGAACCAGTTAAATCACGTGAATCTGATCCAGCTTTATGATGCTTTTGAAGCCAAAAATAATATCACTTTGATAATGGAATA CCTTGATGGTGGGGAATTGTTTGACCGGATCACAGATGAAAATTACCATCTGACAGAGCTGGATGCCATCCTGTTCACCAAACAGATTTGTGAAGGAGTCCACTACTTGCACCAGCATTACATTCTCCACTTAGACCTGAAG CCTGAAAACATCCTATGTGTAAATCACACAGGAAACCAGATTAAAATTATTGACTTTGGATTAGCAAGGAG GTACAAACCCTGTGAGAAGCTGAAGGTGAATTTTGGGACTCCGGAGTTCCTGGCTCCCGAGGTGGTGAACTACGACTTTGTTTCCTTCCCCACGGACATGTGGAGCGTGGGAGTCATCACATACATGCT gcTTAGTGgcctgtccccattcctgggAGAGACTGATGCAGAGACAATGAATTATGTAGTCAACTGCAGCTGGGATTTTGATGCAGAAGCATTTGAACAGCTCTCAGAGGATGCCAAAGACTTTATTTCCAGACTGCTTGTGAAGGAGAAAAG ctgccggATGAGCGCCACGCAGTGCCTGAAGCACCCGTGGCTCAGCGACCTCCCTGCCAAGGCGCAGAAGTGCCGGCGGCGCCTGaagtcccagctgctgctgcagagctacATGGCCCACAGGAAATGGAAG AAACACTTTTATGTGGTGGCTGCTGCTAACAGGCTGAAGAGATTTCAGAGTATGTCTGGCAAGCTTGCGTGA
- the MYLK3 gene encoding myosin light chain kinase 3 isoform X5, protein MFTLVIVAGLIRAVIKRAKDKSEESGAKPKHVLSNRGTQTESKKPLEETKSVKKLDENKGACEKVNTSSAVAHKADSKPQLKDRTAQQQGAEGAGKTQSSTSCPQQKDIGVKAVTQHNGLPFVHQDHAGNQNAPAKAQHVDRAPGLAEGHRQLVHQKPGKNENKAAAAASREAVPSTSRAISDTGCEVTHTRISISVHMTDMKEKIEMAKEGNVSDSRGKSSKVKSTPADLKGVKQLPDKIKLQQSPKNISSKPDSEVKGDSKQNELSSQTGKQKPFLSKPKPGEKAEEKSELKCEPITSQNTSAKEPVKDAGVKVKIHQETAKAEKSPADTKSERREAETAGGSKHSAQQCTGEAPEKTKSLAAGRALPTQGEIIDDSPSPPAPFEHRMVSVRQAEVTSSYSVCRHEVLGGGRFGQVHKCTEISTGLNLAAKIIKVKGAKEKEEVKNEINIMNQLNHVNLIQLYDAFEAKNNITLIMEYLDGGELFDRITDENYHLTELDAILFTKQICEGVHYLHQHYILHLDLKPENILCVNHTGNQIKIIDFGLARRYKPCEKLKVNFGTPEFLAPEVVNYDFVSFPTDMWSVGVITYMLLSGLSPFLGETDAETMNYVVNCSWDFDAEAFEQLSEDAKDFISRLLVKEKSCRMSATQCLKHPWLSDLPAKAQKCRRRLKSQLLLQSYMAHRKWKKHFYVVAAANRLKRFQSMSGKLA, encoded by the exons ATGTTCACCCTGGTCATTGTTGCAGGTTTGATTAGAGCTGTAATAAAAAGG GCCAAAGATAAGTCTGAGGAGAGTGGTGCAAAACCTAAGCATGTGCTTAGTAACAGAGGAACCCAGACTGAAAGCAAGAAGCCTCTGGAAG AGACAAAAAGCGTGAAAAAGCTGGATGAAAACAAGGGAGCATGTGAGAAGGTGAACACTTCCAGTGCTGTAGCCCACAAAGCTGACTCCAAACCCCAGCTTAAAGAcaggacagcacagcagcaagggGCAGAAGGTGCTGGCAAAACACAGAGCTCTACGAGCTGTCCACAGCAAAAGGACATCGGTGTCAAAGCTGTGACTCAACACAACGGTCTTCCCTTTGTACATCAAGATCATGCAGGCAACCAAAATGCTCCTGCTAAAGCACAGCACGTGGACAGAGCCCCGGGCCTTGCTGAGGGCCACAGGCAGCTTGTTCATCAGAAACCTGGgaagaatgaaaacaaagctgcagcagcagcatcccggGAAGCCGTGCCCTCCACATCCCGGGCCATATCCGACACGGGCTGTGAAGTGACACACACCAG GATATCCATCAGTGTACACATGACTGACATGAAAGAAAAGATTGAGATGGCCAAGGAGGGAAATGTAAGTGACAGCAGAGGTAAAAGTTCCAAAGTGAAATCCACACCAGCAGACTTGAAAGGAGTCAAACAGCTGCctgacaaaataaaacttcAACAGAGTCCTAAAAACATCAGCTCCAAGCCAGATTCAGAAGTTAAAGGGGACAGTAAGCAAAATGAACTTTCATCTCAAACAGGGAAGCAAAAGCCCTTCCTGAGCAAACCCAAACCAGGTGAAAAAGCTGAAGAGAAATCAGAATTAAAATGTGAGCCCATAACCTCACAAAATACCTCTGCAAAGGAGCCTGTGAAAGATGCAGGGGTGAAAGTGAAAATCCATCAAGaaacagcaaaagcagaaaaatcccCAGCAGATACAAAGTCTGAGAGGAGGGAAGCTGAGACTGCAGGGGGAAGCAAACACAGTGCTCAGCAGTGTACAGGAGAGGCACCAGAGAAGACCAAGTCtctggcagctggcagagctcttCCCACTCAAGGAGAAATCATTG ATGACAGCCCCTCTCCCCCAGCGCCGTTCGAGCACCGCATGGTGAGCGTCAGGCAAGCGGAGGTGACCTCGAGCTACTCGGTGTGCCGGCACGAGGTGCTGGGGGG GGGGCGTTTTGGGCAAGTCCACAAGTGCACGGAAATATCGACGGGGCTCAACCTGGCAGCCAAAATCATAAAAGTGAAAGGAGCCAAAGAGAAG gaggaagtaaaaaatgaaattaacaTCATGAACCAGTTAAATCACGTGAATCTGATCCAGCTTTATGATGCTTTTGAAGCCAAAAATAATATCACTTTGATAATGGAATA CCTTGATGGTGGGGAATTGTTTGACCGGATCACAGATGAAAATTACCATCTGACAGAGCTGGATGCCATCCTGTTCACCAAACAGATTTGTGAAGGAGTCCACTACTTGCACCAGCATTACATTCTCCACTTAGACCTGAAG CCTGAAAACATCCTATGTGTAAATCACACAGGAAACCAGATTAAAATTATTGACTTTGGATTAGCAAGGAG GTACAAACCCTGTGAGAAGCTGAAGGTGAATTTTGGGACTCCGGAGTTCCTGGCTCCCGAGGTGGTGAACTACGACTTTGTTTCCTTCCCCACGGACATGTGGAGCGTGGGAGTCATCACATACATGCT gcTTAGTGgcctgtccccattcctgggAGAGACTGATGCAGAGACAATGAATTATGTAGTCAACTGCAGCTGGGATTTTGATGCAGAAGCATTTGAACAGCTCTCAGAGGATGCCAAAGACTTTATTTCCAGACTGCTTGTGAAGGAGAAAAG ctgccggATGAGCGCCACGCAGTGCCTGAAGCACCCGTGGCTCAGCGACCTCCCTGCCAAGGCGCAGAAGTGCCGGCGGCGCCTGaagtcccagctgctgctgcagagctacATGGCCCACAGGAAATGGAAG AAACACTTTTATGTGGTGGCTGCTGCTAACAGGCTGAAGAGATTTCAGAGTATGTCTGGCAAGCTTGCGTGA
- the MYLK3 gene encoding myosin light chain kinase 3 isoform X7, producing MLKAKDKSEESGAKPKHVLSNRGTQTESKKPLEETKSVKKLDENKGACEKVNTSSAVAHKADSKPQLKDRTAQQQGAEGAGKTQSSTSCPQQKDIGVKAVTQHNGLPFVHQDHAGNQNAPAKAQHVDRAPGLAEGHRQLVHQKPGKNENKAAAAASREAVPSTSRAISDTGCEVTHTRISISVHMTDMKEKIEMAKEGNVSDSRGKSSKVKSTPADLKGVKQLPDKIKLQQSPKNISSKPDSEVKGDSKQNELSSQTGKQKPFLSKPKPGEKAEEKSELKCEPITSQNTSAKEPVKDAGVKVKIHQETAKAEKSPADTKSERREAETAGGSKHSAQQCTGEAPEKTKSLAAGRALPTQGEIIDDSPSPPAPFEHRMVSVRQAEVTSSYSVCRHEVLGGGRFGQVHKCTEISTGLNLAAKIIKVKGAKEKEEVKNEINIMNQLNHVNLIQLYDAFEAKNNITLIMEYLDGGELFDRITDENYHLTELDAILFTKQICEGVHYLHQHYILHLDLKPENILCVNHTGNQIKIIDFGLARRYKPCEKLKVNFGTPEFLAPEVVNYDFVSFPTDMWSVGVITYMLLSGLSPFLGETDAETMNYVVNCSWDFDAEAFEQLSEDAKDFISRLLVKEKSCRMSATQCLKHPWLSDLPAKAQKCRRRLKSQLLLQSYMAHRKWKKHFYVVAAANRLKRFQSMSGKLA from the exons GCCAAAGATAAGTCTGAGGAGAGTGGTGCAAAACCTAAGCATGTGCTTAGTAACAGAGGAACCCAGACTGAAAGCAAGAAGCCTCTGGAAG AGACAAAAAGCGTGAAAAAGCTGGATGAAAACAAGGGAGCATGTGAGAAGGTGAACACTTCCAGTGCTGTAGCCCACAAAGCTGACTCCAAACCCCAGCTTAAAGAcaggacagcacagcagcaagggGCAGAAGGTGCTGGCAAAACACAGAGCTCTACGAGCTGTCCACAGCAAAAGGACATCGGTGTCAAAGCTGTGACTCAACACAACGGTCTTCCCTTTGTACATCAAGATCATGCAGGCAACCAAAATGCTCCTGCTAAAGCACAGCACGTGGACAGAGCCCCGGGCCTTGCTGAGGGCCACAGGCAGCTTGTTCATCAGAAACCTGGgaagaatgaaaacaaagctgcagcagcagcatcccggGAAGCCGTGCCCTCCACATCCCGGGCCATATCCGACACGGGCTGTGAAGTGACACACACCAG GATATCCATCAGTGTACACATGACTGACATGAAAGAAAAGATTGAGATGGCCAAGGAGGGAAATGTAAGTGACAGCAGAGGTAAAAGTTCCAAAGTGAAATCCACACCAGCAGACTTGAAAGGAGTCAAACAGCTGCctgacaaaataaaacttcAACAGAGTCCTAAAAACATCAGCTCCAAGCCAGATTCAGAAGTTAAAGGGGACAGTAAGCAAAATGAACTTTCATCTCAAACAGGGAAGCAAAAGCCCTTCCTGAGCAAACCCAAACCAGGTGAAAAAGCTGAAGAGAAATCAGAATTAAAATGTGAGCCCATAACCTCACAAAATACCTCTGCAAAGGAGCCTGTGAAAGATGCAGGGGTGAAAGTGAAAATCCATCAAGaaacagcaaaagcagaaaaatcccCAGCAGATACAAAGTCTGAGAGGAGGGAAGCTGAGACTGCAGGGGGAAGCAAACACAGTGCTCAGCAGTGTACAGGAGAGGCACCAGAGAAGACCAAGTCtctggcagctggcagagctcttCCCACTCAAGGAGAAATCATTG ATGACAGCCCCTCTCCCCCAGCGCCGTTCGAGCACCGCATGGTGAGCGTCAGGCAAGCGGAGGTGACCTCGAGCTACTCGGTGTGCCGGCACGAGGTGCTGGGGGG GGGGCGTTTTGGGCAAGTCCACAAGTGCACGGAAATATCGACGGGGCTCAACCTGGCAGCCAAAATCATAAAAGTGAAAGGAGCCAAAGAGAAG gaggaagtaaaaaatgaaattaacaTCATGAACCAGTTAAATCACGTGAATCTGATCCAGCTTTATGATGCTTTTGAAGCCAAAAATAATATCACTTTGATAATGGAATA CCTTGATGGTGGGGAATTGTTTGACCGGATCACAGATGAAAATTACCATCTGACAGAGCTGGATGCCATCCTGTTCACCAAACAGATTTGTGAAGGAGTCCACTACTTGCACCAGCATTACATTCTCCACTTAGACCTGAAG CCTGAAAACATCCTATGTGTAAATCACACAGGAAACCAGATTAAAATTATTGACTTTGGATTAGCAAGGAG GTACAAACCCTGTGAGAAGCTGAAGGTGAATTTTGGGACTCCGGAGTTCCTGGCTCCCGAGGTGGTGAACTACGACTTTGTTTCCTTCCCCACGGACATGTGGAGCGTGGGAGTCATCACATACATGCT gcTTAGTGgcctgtccccattcctgggAGAGACTGATGCAGAGACAATGAATTATGTAGTCAACTGCAGCTGGGATTTTGATGCAGAAGCATTTGAACAGCTCTCAGAGGATGCCAAAGACTTTATTTCCAGACTGCTTGTGAAGGAGAAAAG ctgccggATGAGCGCCACGCAGTGCCTGAAGCACCCGTGGCTCAGCGACCTCCCTGCCAAGGCGCAGAAGTGCCGGCGGCGCCTGaagtcccagctgctgctgcagagctacATGGCCCACAGGAAATGGAAG AAACACTTTTATGTGGTGGCTGCTGCTAACAGGCTGAAGAGATTTCAGAGTATGTCTGGCAAGCTTGCGTGA